In a genomic window of Streptococcus oralis:
- the pbp3 gene encoding D-alanyl-D-alanine carboxypeptidase PBP3: MKKIILSFMTLLIFGTASTVSAQEFDVAAKHAIAVEATTGKILYEKDANQPVEIASITKLVTVYLVYEALEQGTISLSTPVDISDYPYKLTTNSEASNVPMEARNYTVEQLLEATMVSSANSAAIALAEKIAGSEKDFVDKMRAKLLEWGIQDATIVNTTGLNNETLGDNIYPGSKKDDENKLSAYDVAIVARNLIRDYPQVLEITKKPTSTFAGLEIHSTNYMLEGMPAYRGGIDGLKTGTTDKAGASFVGTTVEKGMRIITVVLNADQQDTNPYARFTATSALLDYISANFALKTVVQKGEAYNDSKVTVLDGKEDNVTAVAKSDISIVQRIGSGTTPALQFTPKSTSEMAPLEEGKVVGTLTYDDQDLIGQGYLTSDKPSFEMVSEKKVEKAFFLKVWWNQFIRFINEKL; the protein is encoded by the coding sequence ATGAAAAAAATAATTTTATCTTTTATGACACTTTTAATTTTTGGAACAGCTTCCACTGTTTCTGCTCAGGAGTTTGATGTTGCTGCTAAACATGCTATTGCTGTCGAGGCTACAACTGGAAAAATCCTCTATGAAAAAGATGCAAATCAGCCTGTAGAAATTGCTTCTATTACAAAACTGGTTACAGTTTATCTGGTCTATGAAGCTCTGGAACAAGGAACTATCAGCCTATCTACACCTGTTGATATTTCGGACTATCCTTACAAACTTACAACTAATTCTGAGGCGAGTAACGTCCCTATGGAAGCTCGAAATTATACTGTTGAACAACTATTAGAGGCTACAATGGTATCCAGTGCAAACAGCGCTGCCATTGCACTAGCAGAAAAGATTGCTGGTTCTGAGAAAGACTTTGTAGACAAAATGAGGGCTAAACTTCTTGAATGGGGAATTCAAGATGCAACTATTGTAAACACAACTGGTTTAAATAATGAGACCCTTGGCGATAATATCTATCCTGGTTCTAAAAAAGACGATGAAAACAAGTTGAGTGCCTACGATGTTGCAATCGTCGCTCGTAACCTCATCCGAGATTATCCTCAAGTTTTGGAAATTACCAAAAAACCAACTTCTACCTTTGCAGGACTTGAAATCCACTCAACCAACTATATGTTGGAGGGAATGCCTGCCTATCGTGGTGGTATTGATGGACTAAAGACAGGTACTACTGATAAAGCTGGTGCTTCATTCGTTGGAACAACTGTCGAGAAAGGGATGCGTATTATTACAGTTGTTTTAAATGCAGATCAACAAGATACCAACCCTTATGCGCGTTTTACCGCAACTTCTGCACTTTTAGATTATATTTCTGCAAATTTTGCCTTAAAAACCGTCGTTCAGAAAGGTGAAGCATACAACGATAGTAAAGTAACAGTTCTGGATGGTAAAGAAGATAATGTGACAGCTGTTGCTAAGTCAGACATTTCCATCGTCCAACGCATCGGAAGCGGTACTACACCAGCCCTCCAATTCACACCGAAATCAACATCAGAAATGGCTCCATTAGAAGAAGGCAAGGTTGTTGGTACTCTAACCTATGATGATCAGGATTTGATTGGCCAAGGTTATCTTACTTCCGACAAACCATCTTTTGAAATGGTTTCTGAAAAGAAAGTAGAAAAAGCCTTCTTTTTGAAGGTTTGGTGGAATCAATTTATCCGCTTTATCAATGAAAAATTATAA
- the sdbB gene encoding thiol-disulfide oxidoreductase-associated lipoprotein SdbB, with the protein MKKVIFAGLSLMSLFLLIACGEKETKQTSSPKQPAVQQIAVGKDAPDFTLQSMDGKEVKLSDYKGKKVYLKFWASWCGPCKKSMPELMELAAKQDRDFEILSVIAPGLQGEKTVQDFPKWYQEQGYKDIPVLYDTQATTFQAYQIRSIPTEYLIDSQGKIGKIQFGAISNADAEAAFKEMK; encoded by the coding sequence ATGAAAAAAGTTATTTTTGCTGGATTGAGCCTCATGTCTCTATTCTTATTGATTGCCTGTGGTGAAAAAGAAACCAAACAGACAAGCAGTCCAAAACAACCTGCTGTTCAACAAATCGCAGTCGGTAAGGATGCGCCAGACTTTACCTTGCAGTCTATGGATGGCAAAGAAGTCAAGTTATCAGATTATAAAGGGAAAAAGGTCTATTTGAAATTCTGGGCTTCCTGGTGTGGACCATGTAAAAAAAGCATGCCTGAGCTGATGGAATTAGCTGCCAAACAAGATCGAGACTTTGAAATCTTGAGTGTCATTGCACCTGGTCTACAAGGTGAAAAAACAGTTCAAGACTTTCCAAAATGGTACCAAGAACAAGGCTACAAGGATATTCCAGTTCTATATGATACGCAAGCAACTACCTTCCAAGCCTACCAAATTCGTAGTATTCCAACAGAATACTTGATTGACAGTCAAGGTAAAATCGGAAAAATCCAATTTGGTGCTATTAGCAATGCTGATGCAGAAGCGGCTTTTAAAGAAATGAAATAA
- the ccdA2 gene encoding thiol-disulfide oxidoreductase-associated membrane protein CcdA2: MESIIFLVSVFLAGILSFFSPCIFPLLPVYAGILLDDQGDSKSFRFFGRDVAWSGLIRTLCFIAGISLIFFILGFGAGFLGHMLYADWFRYAMGIVIILLGLHQMEILHFNKLEVQKTVTFKQSKSNHYLSAFLLGITFSFGWTPCIGPVLSSVLALAASGGSGAWQGAVLTLVYTLGMALPFIVLALASGWIMPYFSKLKPHMILLKKIGGALIILMGLLLMLGQLNALSGILG, from the coding sequence TTGGAGTCGATTATATTTCTAGTATCCGTTTTTTTAGCAGGTATTCTGTCCTTCTTTTCACCCTGCATCTTTCCTTTGCTACCTGTTTATGCTGGTATTTTACTGGATGATCAGGGAGATTCGAAAAGCTTTCGCTTTTTTGGAAGAGACGTTGCATGGTCTGGTTTAATTCGAACCTTGTGCTTTATTGCAGGAATCTCCCTCATTTTCTTTATTTTGGGATTTGGAGCTGGATTCCTAGGGCACATGCTCTATGCAGACTGGTTTCGTTATGCTATGGGAATAGTCATTATTCTTTTAGGACTTCACCAGATGGAAATCTTGCATTTCAATAAACTGGAGGTTCAAAAGACAGTCACCTTCAAACAATCAAAGTCTAATCACTATCTGTCAGCCTTTTTACTTGGGATAACCTTTAGTTTTGGTTGGACCCCTTGTATCGGACCAGTCTTAAGTTCAGTCTTGGCCCTAGCAGCTTCAGGTGGCAGTGGTGCTTGGCAAGGAGCTGTGTTAACATTAGTATACACATTGGGAATGGCCCTTCCTTTCATTGTTTTGGCCTTGGCTTCGGGCTGGATTATGCCCTATTTTAGTAAATTAAAACCCCATATGATTCTACTAAAGAAAATCGGGGGAGCTTTGATTATTTTGATGGGATTATTATTAATGCTAGGGCAATTAAATGCCTTGTCAGGAATTCTTGGATAA
- a CDS encoding methionyl aminopeptidase, with protein sequence MITLKSAREIEAMDKAGDFLASIHIGLRDLIKPGVDMWEVEEYVRRRCKEENFLPLQIGVDGAVMDYPYATCCSLNDEVAHAFPRHYILKDGDLLKVDMVLGGPIAKSDLNVSKLNFNNVEQMKKYTQSYTGGLADSCWAYAVGTPSEEVKNLMDVTKEAMYKGIEQAVVGNRIGDIGAAIQEYAESRGYGVVRDLVGHGVGPTMHEEPMVPNYGIAGRGLRLREGMVLTIEPMINTGDWEIDTDMKTGWAHKTIDGGLSCQYEHQFVITKDGPVILTSQGEEGTY encoded by the coding sequence ATGATAACTTTAAAATCAGCACGTGAAATCGAAGCCATGGACAAGGCTGGTGATTTCCTAGCAAGTATCCATATCGGCTTACGTGATTTGATTAAGCCAGGCGTGGATATGTGGGAAGTTGAAGAGTACGTTCGTCGTCGTTGTAAAGAGGAAAATTTCCTTCCTCTACAGATTGGAGTAGATGGTGCAGTCATGGATTACCCCTATGCCACTTGTTGCTCTCTCAACGACGAAGTAGCTCACGCTTTTCCACGTCATTACATCTTGAAAGATGGCGATTTGCTCAAGGTTGATATGGTACTGGGAGGTCCGATTGCCAAATCCGACCTTAATGTATCTAAACTCAACTTCAACAATGTTGAGCAAATGAAAAAATACACCCAAAGTTATACTGGTGGTTTAGCAGACTCATGTTGGGCTTATGCGGTTGGTACACCGTCTGAAGAAGTGAAAAACCTGATGGACGTGACCAAGGAAGCTATGTATAAAGGAATTGAGCAAGCAGTTGTTGGCAATCGTATCGGTGATATCGGTGCAGCCATTCAAGAATACGCTGAAAGTCGCGGTTATGGTGTCGTACGTGATTTGGTTGGTCATGGTGTTGGTCCAACTATGCACGAGGAGCCAATGGTTCCTAACTACGGTATTGCAGGTCGTGGACTCCGTCTCCGTGAAGGAATGGTACTAACCATTGAACCCATGATCAATACTGGAGACTGGGAAATTGATACAGATATGAAGACTGGCTGGGCTCATAAGACTATAGATGGCGGCCTGTCTTGCCAATATGAACATCAGTTCGTGATTACCAAAGACGGTCCTGTTATCTTGACTAGTCAAGGTGAAGAAGGAACGTATTAA
- the spxR gene encoding CBS-HotDog domain-containing transcription factor SpxR, which translates to MSKHQEILSYLEELPIGKRVSVRSISNHLGVSDGTAYRAIKEAENRGIVETRPRSGTIRVKSQKVAIERLTYAEIAEVTSSEVLAGQEGLEREFSKFSIGAMTEQNILSYLHDGGLLIVGDRTRIQLLALENENAVLVTGGFHVQDDVLELANKKGIPVLRSKHDTFTVATMINKALSNVQIKTDILTVEKLYRPSHEYGFLRETDTVKDYLDLVRKNRSSRFPVINQHQVVVGVVTMRDAGDKSPSTTIDKVMTRSIFVTGLATNIANVSQRMIAEDFEMVPVVRSNQTLLGVVTRRDVMEKMSRSQVSALPTFSEQIGQKLSYHHDEVVITVEPFMLEKNGVLANGVLAEILNHMTQDLVVNSGRNLIIEQMLIYFLQAVQIDDTLRIQARIIHHTRRSAIIDYDIYHGHQIVSKANVTVKIN; encoded by the coding sequence ATGAGTAAACACCAGGAAATTTTGTCCTATCTGGAAGAGTTACCAATTGGGAAGAGAGTTAGTGTTCGTAGTATTTCAAATCACCTAGGTGTTAGTGACGGAACAGCCTACCGAGCTATCAAAGAAGCTGAAAATCGTGGAATTGTTGAAACTCGGCCACGTAGTGGAACCATACGAGTCAAGTCCCAGAAAGTGGCTATTGAGCGGCTTACCTATGCTGAAATCGCTGAGGTCACCTCATCTGAAGTTTTAGCTGGTCAGGAAGGGTTGGAGAGAGAGTTTAGCAAATTCTCCATTGGAGCTATGACAGAGCAAAATATCCTGTCCTATCTCCATGATGGTGGTCTTTTGATCGTAGGAGACCGCACTCGCATTCAACTTTTAGCCTTGGAAAATGAAAATGCAGTCCTTGTAACAGGTGGTTTTCATGTGCAGGACGATGTTCTTGAGTTGGCTAATAAAAAAGGGATTCCAGTTCTAAGAAGTAAACATGACACTTTTACAGTAGCGACCATGATTAACAAAGCCCTCTCAAATGTTCAAATCAAAACCGATATTCTGACAGTCGAAAAGCTCTATCGTCCCAGTCATGAGTATGGTTTTTTGAGAGAAACGGATACGGTCAAAGATTATCTAGACTTGGTCCGTAAGAACAGAAGTAGTCGTTTCCCAGTCATTAACCAACACCAAGTGGTTGTTGGAGTTGTTACCATGCGTGACGCAGGAGACAAGTCTCCCAGTACAACGATTGACAAGGTGATGACACGAAGTATCTTCGTAACAGGTTTAGCGACCAATATTGCCAATGTCAGTCAACGGATGATTGCAGAAGACTTTGAGATGGTTCCCGTTGTCAGAAGTAACCAAACCTTACTCGGTGTCGTAACACGACGAGATGTCATGGAAAAGATGAGTCGTTCCCAAGTTTCAGCTTTGCCGACTTTCTCCGAGCAAATCGGGCAAAAACTCTCTTATCATCATGATGAGGTCGTCATTACTGTTGAGCCTTTCATGTTGGAGAAAAATGGGGTCCTTGCTAATGGAGTCTTGGCTGAAATCCTCAACCATATGACCCAAGACCTCGTTGTCAATAGCGGACGTAATCTCATCATTGAACAGATGTTGATTTATTTCTTGCAGGCTGTACAGATAGATGATACTCTGCGGATTCAGGCTCGGATTATTCACCACACGAGACGCTCAGCTATTATTGATTATGATATTTATCATGGTCATCAGATTGTTTCAAAAGCAAATGTTACGGTTAAAATTAATTAG
- a CDS encoding GNAT family N-acetyltransferase codes for MNIWTKLAMFSFFETERLYLRPFFFSDSQAFFEIASNPENLQFIFPSQASLEESQYALANYFMKNPLGVWAICLQGNQEMIGSIKFEKIDEIKKEAEIGYFLKKDSWSQGFMTEVVTKLCQLSFEEFGLKQLSIITHLENQASQKVALKSGFSLVRQFKGSDRYTRKMRDYLEFRYIKGEFNE; via the coding sequence ATGAATATTTGGACCAAATTAGCAATGTTTTCTTTTTTTGAAACGGAGCGCTTGTATTTGCGTCCTTTCTTTTTTAGTGACAGTCAAGCGTTTTTCGAGATTGCTTCAAACCCTGAGAATTTACAGTTTATTTTTCCCAGTCAAGCAAGTTTGGAAGAAAGTCAGTACGCCCTTGCTAACTATTTTATGAAGAATCCTCTGGGTGTTTGGGCAATTTGTCTCCAAGGAAATCAGGAAATGATTGGCTCCATTAAATTTGAAAAAATCGATGAAATCAAAAAAGAAGCAGAAATTGGTTACTTCCTAAAAAAAGATTCTTGGTCACAAGGTTTTATGACTGAAGTGGTTACCAAGCTATGTCAGCTTTCATTTGAAGAATTTGGTTTAAAACAATTATCCATCATCACTCATTTGGAGAATCAAGCTAGTCAAAAAGTAGCCTTAAAATCGGGCTTTAGCCTCGTACGACAGTTTAAGGGGAGCGATCGCTATACACGAAAAATGAGGGACTATCTTGAATTTCGATACATAAAAGGAGAATTCAATGAGTAA
- a CDS encoding UDP-N-acetylglucosamine 1-carboxyvinyltransferase: MRKIVINGGRPLQGEITISGAKNSVVALIPAIILSDDIVTLDCVPDISDVASLVEIMEIMGATVKRYDDVLEIDPRGVQNIPMPYGKINSLRASYYFYGSLLGRFGEATVGLPGGCDLGPRPIDLHLKAFEAMGAKVSYEGDNMNLSAQGKGLHGASIYMDTVSVGATINTMIAAVKAKGRTVIENAAREPEIIDVATLLNNMGAHIRGAGTDIIIIDGVEKLHGTRHQVIPDRIEAGTYISLAAAVGKGIRINNVLYEHLEGFIAKLEEMGVRMTVSEDSIFVEEQSDLKAINIKTAPYPGFATDLQQPITPLLLTAQGRGTIIDTIYEKRVNHVFELAKMDADITTTNDHIIYNGGRNLHGASVKATDLRAGAALVIAGLMAQGQTEITNIEFILRGYSDIIEKLRSLGADITLVED; this comes from the coding sequence ATGAGAAAAATTGTCATCAATGGTGGACGTCCATTGCAAGGTGAGATCACCATTAGTGGTGCTAAAAATAGTGTTGTAGCGCTTATTCCAGCTATTATCTTATCAGATGATATTGTCACTTTAGATTGTGTTCCAGATATTTCAGACGTTGCTAGTCTTGTCGAAATTATGGAGATTATGGGGGCGACTGTTAAGCGTTATGATGATGTCTTGGAGATTGATCCAAGAGGTGTTCAAAACATTCCTATGCCTTATGGCAAGATTAATAGCTTGCGTGCTTCTTATTATTTCTACGGAAGTCTTTTAGGTCGCTTTGGTGAAGCTACAGTTGGACTTCCTGGTGGATGTGATCTGGGACCTCGTCCGATTGACCTTCACTTAAAAGCCTTTGAAGCCATGGGTGCTAAGGTCAGCTATGAGGGAGATAATATGAATTTATCTGCCCAAGGTAAGGGGCTTCATGGCGCAAGTATTTACATGGATACCGTCAGCGTTGGAGCAACGATTAACACGATGATTGCTGCGGTTAAAGCTAAGGGGCGTACTGTCATTGAAAATGCGGCTCGTGAACCGGAAATTATCGATGTTGCTACCCTTTTGAACAACATGGGGGCCCATATTCGTGGTGCAGGAACTGATATTATCATTATTGATGGTGTCGAGAAACTTCATGGAACGCGTCATCAGGTTATTCCAGACCGTATCGAAGCTGGAACCTATATTTCACTTGCTGCGGCGGTAGGAAAAGGAATTCGCATTAACAACGTTCTCTATGAACATTTAGAAGGCTTTATCGCCAAACTAGAGGAAATGGGCGTTCGTATGACGGTCTCAGAAGACAGTATCTTCGTTGAAGAACAGTCTGATTTGAAGGCCATCAATATCAAAACAGCTCCCTATCCAGGGTTCGCAACCGATTTGCAACAGCCTATCACGCCACTTTTACTAACTGCCCAAGGTCGTGGAACTATTATTGATACGATTTATGAGAAACGTGTTAATCATGTCTTTGAGTTAGCAAAAATGGATGCGGATATTACGACTACAAACGATCACATTATTTACAACGGTGGTCGTAACTTACACGGGGCAAGTGTAAAAGCTACAGACTTGCGAGCTGGTGCTGCACTTGTCATCGCCGGCTTGATGGCTCAAGGCCAGACTGAAATTACGAATATTGAGTTTATCCTTCGTGGCTACTCAGATATTATTGAAAAATTGCGTAGTCTTGGAGCGGATATTACACTCGTTGAAGACTAA